The following coding sequences are from one Mycolicibacterium aichiense window:
- a CDS encoding circularly permuted type 2 ATP-grasp protein, translating into MGHVSLRTLPSETNRSSRNGSRQPRRHDHIFGGYNNLGSYAKAFDEMFDNQGNVRGPYKGIFAELAPSDAEELEARAEALGRAFIDQGITFSLSGQERPFPLDLVPRVISAAEWSRLERGITQRVKALEMYLDDIYGDQEILRDGVIPRRLVTSCEHFHRQAAGISPPNGVRIHVAGIDLVRDAQGTFRVLEDNLRSPSGVSYVMENRRTMARVFPNLFATHRVRAVGDYSSHLLRALRNAAATNEADPTVVVLTPGPFNSAYFEHSLLARQMGVELVEGRDLFCRDNVVYMRTTEGERQVDVIYRRIDDDFLDPMQFRPDSVLGVAGLLNAARAGNVVISSAVGNGVGDDKLVYTYVPTIIEYYLGEKPLLANVDTFRCWLDEEREEVLDRVDELVIKPVEGSGGYGIVFGPDASEKELATIRKKVIADPRGWIAQPVVQLSTVPTKVGDALAPRHVDLRPFAVNDGEDVWVLPGGLTRTALIEGSLVVNSSQGGGSKDTWVLASKTSVAARELGDAEVVRKIPKPGKAAVAEKGPESSGQQQQGQQQQSQQQQQQQQVMR; encoded by the coding sequence ATGGGACACGTGAGCCTGCGAACCCTGCCTTCGGAAACAAACCGGTCGTCGCGCAACGGGTCGCGACAACCCCGGCGTCACGACCATATCTTCGGCGGCTATAACAACCTCGGCTCCTACGCCAAGGCCTTTGACGAGATGTTCGACAACCAGGGCAACGTCCGTGGGCCGTACAAGGGCATCTTCGCCGAGCTCGCGCCGTCCGACGCCGAAGAACTCGAAGCCAGAGCCGAGGCGCTGGGCCGGGCGTTCATCGATCAGGGCATCACGTTCTCACTGTCCGGCCAGGAGCGGCCCTTCCCGCTCGACCTGGTGCCCCGGGTGATCTCCGCCGCCGAGTGGTCCCGGCTCGAACGAGGCATCACCCAGCGGGTCAAGGCCCTGGAGATGTATCTCGACGACATCTACGGCGACCAGGAAATCCTCCGTGACGGCGTCATCCCGCGTCGGCTGGTCACCTCCTGCGAGCACTTCCACCGCCAAGCCGCCGGCATCAGCCCGCCCAACGGCGTGCGTATTCACGTCGCCGGCATCGACCTGGTTCGCGACGCCCAGGGCACCTTCCGGGTGCTCGAAGACAACCTGCGATCCCCGTCGGGCGTGTCCTACGTCATGGAGAACCGGCGCACGATGGCCCGGGTCTTCCCCAACCTGTTCGCCACCCATCGGGTGCGCGCGGTCGGTGACTACTCCTCGCACCTGCTGCGGGCGCTGCGCAACGCGGCGGCCACCAACGAGGCCGATCCGACGGTCGTCGTGCTCACCCCGGGGCCGTTCAACTCGGCCTACTTCGAGCACTCCCTGCTGGCCCGGCAGATGGGCGTGGAACTGGTCGAGGGTCGCGACCTGTTCTGTCGCGACAACGTCGTCTACATGCGCACCACCGAAGGCGAGCGCCAGGTCGATGTCATCTATCGCCGTATCGACGACGACTTCCTCGACCCCATGCAGTTCCGTCCCGACTCGGTGCTCGGCGTGGCGGGCCTGCTGAATGCCGCACGTGCCGGCAACGTCGTCATCTCCAGCGCGGTCGGCAACGGCGTCGGCGACGACAAACTGGTCTACACCTACGTCCCGACGATCATCGAGTACTACCTCGGCGAGAAGCCGCTGTTGGCCAACGTCGACACGTTCCGCTGCTGGCTCGACGAGGAACGCGAGGAGGTGCTCGACCGGGTCGACGAATTGGTGATCAAACCTGTCGAGGGCTCGGGCGGGTACGGCATCGTGTTCGGCCCGGACGCCTCCGAGAAGGAGCTGGCGACCATCCGTAAAAAGGTGATCGCCGATCCTCGCGGCTGGATCGCGCAGCCGGTCGTCCAGCTGTCGACGGTGCCCACCAAGGTGGGCGACGCGCTGGCACCGCGCCACGTCGATCTGCGGCCCTTCGCCGTCAACGACGGCGAGGACGTCTGGGTGCTGCCCGGCGGACTGACCCGCACCGCGCTGATCGAGGGGTCGCTGGTGGTCAACTCCAGCCAGGGCGGAGGATCCAAGGACACCTGGGTACTGGCCTCGAAGACATCGGTGGCCGCCCGCGAACTCGGCGACGCCGAGGTGGTGCGCAAGATTCCGAAACCCGGCAAGGCGGCGGTCGCCGAGAAGGGCCCCGAGTCGTCCGGTCAGCAGCAACAAGGCCAACAGCAACAGAGCCAACAGCAGCAACAGCAGCAGCAGGTGATGCGCTGA
- a CDS encoding ComEC/Rec2 family competence protein: MTDLGARLDLRLVPAALTAWAVTAVSITWAVGPLLAAAGAGVGVGWAALARWRGEQAPVFRTAGVAVVGAAVVGAGFAVAAAMRSDAAREHPIAQRFGAVATVTVTPGEEPRQLGSGRLMFRAALSQFDGAEMTGSVVVFAQAQDFGDLMAGQPVRFKARISRPTRRDLTVAVLNATGRPTVGRASPLQRAAGAVRDQFARSARDVLPADQAAILPGLVLGDTSAVSAPTATEFKTAGLTHLTAVSGANVTIVCGAVLLSAGLVGPRAAVGLAAVALVAFVIVVQPTASVLRAAVMGAIALVAIASARRRQAVPVLAAAVLGLLIAAPQLAVDAGFALSVSATAALIVLAPGWSARLIARGWPKPLADAVCIALAAQLVTAPLVAAISGTVSVIGVLANLAVAVVIPPITVLGTAAAAVCWLLPAAAGLLIRFTGPELWWLLRVASTAADVPGAAVSVPSGLGGVLAVAGTSLAALLVWRWVTVGVSRCRPHVKRSSGERDGRRSASDPG; the protein is encoded by the coding sequence GTGACGGATCTGGGCGCGCGGCTCGATCTGCGGCTGGTCCCCGCGGCGCTGACGGCCTGGGCGGTCACGGCGGTGTCGATCACGTGGGCGGTCGGGCCGCTGCTGGCCGCGGCCGGCGCGGGCGTCGGGGTCGGCTGGGCGGCGCTGGCCCGATGGCGAGGCGAGCAGGCGCCCGTTTTCCGCACGGCCGGTGTCGCGGTGGTAGGCGCCGCAGTCGTCGGTGCGGGTTTCGCGGTGGCCGCGGCCATGCGCAGCGACGCGGCCCGCGAACATCCGATCGCCCAACGATTCGGCGCGGTCGCGACCGTGACGGTGACGCCGGGGGAGGAGCCTCGCCAACTCGGCAGTGGACGGCTGATGTTCCGTGCCGCCCTCTCCCAGTTCGACGGCGCCGAGATGACCGGCAGTGTGGTGGTTTTCGCTCAAGCGCAGGACTTCGGCGACTTGATGGCCGGCCAGCCGGTCCGCTTCAAAGCCCGCATCAGCAGGCCGACCCGGCGCGACTTGACGGTCGCCGTGCTCAACGCGACCGGACGGCCCACGGTGGGGCGTGCGTCGCCACTGCAGCGGGCAGCCGGGGCGGTCCGTGACCAGTTCGCCCGATCGGCCCGCGACGTGCTGCCCGCCGATCAGGCGGCCATCCTGCCGGGGCTGGTACTGGGCGACACCTCAGCGGTATCAGCTCCCACCGCAACGGAATTCAAGACGGCCGGCCTGACCCACCTCACCGCGGTCTCCGGCGCGAACGTCACGATCGTCTGCGGTGCCGTGCTGCTGTCCGCCGGGCTCGTGGGGCCGCGCGCGGCGGTCGGGCTGGCGGCTGTCGCGCTGGTGGCGTTCGTCATCGTCGTGCAGCCCACGGCCAGTGTGCTGCGCGCGGCCGTGATGGGTGCCATCGCATTGGTGGCCATCGCGAGTGCCCGCAGGCGGCAGGCAGTTCCGGTGCTGGCGGCCGCCGTACTCGGATTGCTCATCGCGGCACCGCAATTGGCCGTCGACGCGGGCTTCGCGCTGTCGGTGTCCGCGACCGCGGCGCTCATCGTGCTGGCCCCCGGTTGGTCGGCTCGGCTGATCGCCCGTGGCTGGCCCAAGCCGCTGGCCGATGCTGTGTGCATCGCGCTGGCCGCGCAGTTGGTCACCGCACCGTTGGTGGCCGCGATCTCGGGCACTGTGAGCGTGATCGGTGTGCTCGCCAATCTGGCTGTCGCCGTGGTGATCCCGCCGATCACCGTGCTGGGTACCGCGGCTGCTGCAGTGTGCTGGCTGTTGCCGGCGGCCGCCGGGCTGCTGATCCGCTTCACCGGTCCGGAGCTGTGGTGGCTGCTGCGCGTCGCGTCCACCGCCGCGGACGTTCCCGGCGCCGCGGTGAGCGTGCCGTCCGGGCTCGGCGGTGTGCTGGCCGTCGCGGGGACGTCACTCGCCGCGCTGCTGGTGTGGCGATGGGTGACGGTCGGTGTCAGCCGCTGTCGGCCGCACGTGAAACGATCATCGGGTGAGCGCGACGGTAGACGGTCTGCATCTGATCCTGGGTGA
- the rpsT gene encoding 30S ribosomal protein S20 has translation MANIKSQEKRIRTNERRRVRNKSVKSALHTAIRGFRTAAAEGDKDKAAELLVSTSRKLDKAASKGVIHKNQAANKKSALAQAFNKI, from the coding sequence GTGGCCAACATCAAGTCGCAGGAAAAGCGCATCCGCACCAACGAGCGGCGCCGGGTGCGCAACAAGTCGGTGAAGAGTGCGCTGCATACCGCGATCCGCGGGTTCCGGACGGCCGCTGCTGAGGGCGACAAGGACAAGGCCGCCGAGCTGCTCGTGTCGACCAGCCGCAAGTTGGACAAGGCCGCCAGCAAGGGCGTGATCCACAAGAATCAGGCGGCCAACAAGAAGTCCGCGCTGGCTCAGGCTTTCAACAAGATCTGA
- a CDS encoding ribonuclease Z: MIDVTLLGTGSPMIDPNRAGPSTLVKAGDSLFLVDCGRGVLMRAAAAGVGAANITALLLTHLHSDHITDLSDVITTRWVTTFVPTPLPIIGPPGTKAVVDATLAALAPDISYRIGHHPDITEPPSIQVHEYTSGQVWDDGGVRITAAPTDHRPVEPTLGFRVEHDGVAVVLAGDTVPCAGLDELAKGANALVHTVIRADLVEQMPVQRIRDILDYHSSVEQAAATAARAEVGTLVLTHYVPPLVPGQEDQWRAKAATEFSGPVEIGNDLLQVSVGN; encoded by the coding sequence ATGATCGACGTCACGCTGCTCGGCACCGGAAGCCCGATGATCGACCCCAATCGGGCCGGGCCGTCAACATTGGTCAAAGCCGGTGACTCGCTGTTCCTGGTGGACTGCGGGCGCGGGGTGCTGATGCGGGCCGCCGCGGCCGGCGTCGGCGCCGCCAACATCACCGCGCTGCTCCTGACCCATCTGCACAGCGACCACATCACCGACCTGTCCGATGTGATCACCACGCGCTGGGTCACCACCTTCGTGCCCACCCCGCTGCCGATCATCGGCCCGCCCGGCACCAAGGCCGTCGTCGACGCGACGCTGGCGGCGTTGGCACCCGACATCTCCTACCGCATCGGCCACCACCCCGACATCACCGAACCTCCATCGATTCAGGTGCACGAGTACACCTCCGGTCAGGTGTGGGACGACGGCGGTGTTCGGATCACCGCGGCGCCCACCGACCACCGTCCGGTCGAGCCGACTCTGGGTTTCCGTGTCGAGCACGACGGGGTCGCGGTGGTGCTGGCGGGTGACACCGTGCCCTGCGCCGGGCTCGACGAACTTGCCAAGGGGGCGAACGCCCTGGTGCACACCGTGATCCGGGCTGACCTCGTCGAGCAGATGCCGGTTCAGCGGATCCGGGACATCCTCGACTATCACTCGTCGGTCGAGCAGGCCGCCGCGACCGCGGCCCGCGCCGAGGTCGGCACACTGGTGCTCACCCACTATGTCCCTCCCCTGGTGCCCGGCCAGGAGGACCAGTGGCGCGCCAAGGCGGCAACCGAGTTCAGCGGCCCGGTCGAGATCGGCAACGACCTACTTCAGGTGTCCGTCGGGAACTAG
- a CDS encoding transglutaminase family protein, translating into MWRMRVVHATGYAYKSPVTASYNEARLTPRSDSRQNVILNRVETIPATRNYRYVDYWGTAVTAFDLHAPHTELEVTASSVVETDKPEAPSDDVTWDELASAAVRDRFDEVLTPTHYTPASRRLERVGRRIIKENDPVQAVIAAAQWVHSELSYVPGTTGVHSSGLDALREGKGVCQDFAHLTLILLRGMGIPARYVSGYLHPNRDAVIGDTIDGQSHAWIQAWTGGWWNYDPTNDSEINEQYISVGVGRDYADVTPLKGIYSGEGSTDLDVIVEVTRLA; encoded by the coding sequence ATGTGGCGGATGCGGGTCGTACACGCGACGGGGTACGCCTATAAGTCACCGGTCACCGCGTCGTACAACGAGGCTCGGCTGACGCCACGCTCGGACTCCCGGCAGAACGTCATCCTCAACCGGGTGGAGACCATCCCGGCTACTCGCAATTACCGCTATGTCGACTATTGGGGCACGGCGGTAACGGCTTTCGACTTGCATGCGCCGCACACGGAGTTGGAGGTGACCGCGTCATCGGTGGTCGAGACCGACAAGCCGGAAGCTCCCAGCGATGACGTGACGTGGGACGAACTGGCGTCCGCTGCGGTCCGGGACCGCTTCGACGAGGTGCTCACTCCCACGCACTACACGCCGGCCAGCCGGCGACTCGAGCGGGTCGGCAGACGCATCATCAAGGAGAACGATCCGGTCCAGGCCGTGATCGCCGCCGCCCAGTGGGTGCACAGTGAACTCAGTTACGTTCCCGGCACCACCGGTGTGCATTCGTCGGGTCTCGACGCCCTGCGTGAAGGCAAAGGAGTGTGTCAGGACTTCGCCCATCTGACGCTGATCTTGTTGCGCGGCATGGGAATTCCGGCCCGATATGTGTCGGGGTATCTGCACCCCAACCGCGATGCCGTGATCGGCGACACCATCGACGGGCAGAGTCACGCGTGGATCCAGGCCTGGACGGGTGGCTGGTGGAACTACGACCCGACCAACGATTCGGAGATCAACGAGCAGTACATCAGCGTCGGCGTCGGTCGCGACTACGCCGACGTCACCCCGCTGAAAGGCATCTACTCCGGTGAGGGCTCGACCGATCTCGATGTGATCGTGGAGGTCACCAGGCTGGCGTGA
- the glnT gene encoding type III glutamate--ammonia ligase: MTSTLNGQAHTDVREVAEKLTAAGVRYAAISFVDMHGKPKAKMVPLGHLEQAANGSEMFTGAALDGVPQDVNDDEVAPHPDLDAAIVMPFNREIAWFPGDLWVGDTPFESCSRQILKRVTAEAATLGYTFNLGIETEFFLLSDRNGVPEPASPDDNLDKPCYDLRGMLHNFGVVDEIVAAMNELGWDVYSFDHEDGNGQFETDFTYTDAVSMADRFVFFRMMVGEIARKHGLFASWMPKPFADRTGSGAHYNMSLADADGTNLFESTDDPHGCGLSGLGYQFIAGVLRHAPAICAVIAPTVNSYKRLVKQGSMSGLTWAPIFACYGDNNRTNMLRIPRGGGRVECRAADSANNPYLGAALMLAAGLEGIREGLDPGAPNRDNLYRLSEPDLIERGITWLPRSLGEAIDAIEADPLVRNVFGTAMYDSFVSEKKLEWDSYNAHVSSWESDRYLRFF; encoded by the coding sequence ATGACAAGCACGCTCAACGGGCAGGCGCACACCGACGTCCGCGAGGTCGCCGAGAAGCTCACCGCCGCGGGAGTCCGCTACGCGGCGATCAGTTTCGTCGACATGCACGGCAAGCCGAAGGCGAAGATGGTGCCGCTGGGCCATTTGGAGCAGGCCGCTAACGGGTCGGAAATGTTCACCGGGGCCGCCCTGGACGGGGTGCCGCAGGATGTCAACGATGACGAGGTCGCGCCGCACCCCGATCTCGACGCGGCGATCGTCATGCCGTTCAATCGCGAGATCGCTTGGTTCCCCGGTGATCTGTGGGTCGGTGACACCCCGTTCGAGTCATGCAGCCGTCAAATCCTCAAGCGGGTCACCGCCGAGGCGGCAACGTTGGGTTACACCTTCAACCTCGGCATCGAGACGGAGTTCTTTTTACTGTCGGACCGCAACGGAGTGCCGGAGCCGGCCAGCCCCGACGATAACTTGGACAAACCCTGTTACGACCTGCGGGGCATGTTGCACAACTTCGGCGTGGTGGACGAGATCGTCGCGGCGATGAACGAACTGGGTTGGGATGTCTACTCTTTCGACCATGAGGACGGCAACGGTCAATTCGAGACCGACTTCACCTACACCGATGCGGTGTCGATGGCCGACCGGTTCGTCTTCTTCCGGATGATGGTCGGCGAGATCGCCCGCAAGCACGGACTGTTCGCCTCGTGGATGCCGAAGCCCTTCGCCGATCGAACGGGCAGCGGTGCGCACTACAACATGTCACTTGCCGACGCGGACGGGACCAACCTCTTCGAATCCACCGACGATCCGCACGGCTGCGGGCTTTCCGGGCTCGGCTACCAGTTCATCGCCGGTGTGCTGCGGCACGCCCCGGCGATCTGCGCGGTCATCGCGCCGACGGTCAACAGTTACAAGCGACTGGTCAAGCAGGGCAGCATGTCCGGACTGACGTGGGCACCGATCTTCGCCTGCTACGGCGACAACAACCGCACCAACATGCTGCGGATCCCGCGGGGCGGCGGCCGCGTCGAATGCCGCGCCGCCGACAGCGCCAACAACCCTTATCTGGGCGCGGCGTTGATGCTGGCCGCCGGACTTGAAGGGATTCGGGAGGGGCTCGACCCTGGTGCCCCCAACCGCGACAATCTCTATCGGCTCTCGGAACCGGATCTGATCGAGCGCGGCATCACCTGGCTGCCCCGGTCACTCGGTGAGGCAATCGACGCGATCGAGGCAGACCCGCTGGTGCGCAACGTGTTCGGCACCGCCATGTACGACTCGTTCGTTTCCGAGAAGAAGCTCGAGTGGGATTCCTACAACGCGCACGTCTCGTCGTGGGAGTCCGATCGCTACCTGCGGTTCTTCTGA
- a CDS encoding alpha-E domain-containing protein yields MLARNAEALYWIGRYVERADDIARILDVTVHQLLEDSSVDPDQTSRILLQVLGIEPPKHQLDLWSLTDLVAFSRDTAGGCSIVEAISAARENARSAREVTSSDMWECLNTTYNALAERERAARRLGPHEFFSFIEGRAAMFAGLADSTLSRDDGYRFLVLGRAIERVDMTVRLLLSRVGDSASSPAWVTVLRSAGAHDTYLRTYRGVLDASRVVEFMLLDRLFPRSIYYSLKLAEHSLDELMHRPHNRLGSTAEAQRLLGRARSELEFIRPGVLLESLEERLAGLQTTCRDVGEAVALQYFHSAPWVAWSDAGQRGALVIEEGEI; encoded by the coding sequence ATGTTGGCCCGCAACGCCGAGGCGCTGTACTGGATCGGGCGCTACGTCGAGCGCGCCGACGACATCGCCCGCATTCTCGATGTGACAGTGCACCAGCTGCTCGAGGACTCGAGCGTGGACCCCGACCAGACCTCGCGAATCCTGCTGCAAGTGTTGGGCATCGAGCCGCCCAAGCATCAGCTCGACCTCTGGTCGCTGACCGATCTGGTGGCGTTCAGCCGCGACACCGCGGGCGGCTGCTCGATCGTCGAGGCGATCTCGGCGGCTCGTGAAAACGCCCGATCTGCGCGGGAAGTCACATCCAGTGACATGTGGGAGTGTCTGAACACCACCTACAACGCACTCGCCGAACGGGAGCGGGCGGCGCGGCGGCTGGGCCCGCACGAGTTCTTCAGTTTCATCGAGGGCCGGGCGGCGATGTTCGCGGGGCTGGCCGATTCGACGCTGTCCCGCGACGACGGGTACCGCTTCCTGGTGCTCGGGCGGGCCATCGAACGCGTCGACATGACGGTGCGGCTGCTGCTGTCGCGGGTCGGGGACAGCGCCTCGTCACCGGCCTGGGTGACGGTGTTGCGCTCGGCGGGTGCCCACGACACGTATCTGCGTACCTACCGCGGTGTGCTCGACGCCAGCCGCGTCGTCGAATTCATGTTGCTGGACCGGCTTTTCCCGCGGTCGATCTACTACTCGCTCAAACTGGCCGAGCACAGTCTCGACGAACTCATGCATCGTCCGCACAACCGGCTGGGATCCACCGCAGAGGCTCAGCGCCTCCTCGGCCGCGCTCGCAGTGAGTTGGAGTTCATCCGTCCGGGCGTGTTGCTCGAGTCATTGGAAGAACGGCTGGCCGGACTGCAGACAACCTGTCGCGACGTCGGAGAAGCGGTGGCGCTGCAGTACTTCCACTCCGCACCGTGGGTCGCGTGGTCCGACGCCGGGCAGCGTGGTGCGCTGGTCATCGAGGAAGGGGAGATCTGA
- a CDS encoding PepSY-associated TM helix domain-containing protein — protein sequence MTTTETSTRRADAAVLRRIWRLHFWVGLFAAPVLVVLACSGLVILYSQPLDALLNRHLLVVEQGPQTVPLDAQVATATQHADAGSTLEAVTPPDGPHASTRVDFSAADAKGYPQAEANVIQVFVDPYTGAYLGQRDQLSGLVGWANQLHRMFGNDGPHVQLPSLGHLINPSAYPESTIPVGIGNLWMELTATWILVLLGSGIYLWWPRAIEAAKPLLRVRWRAGGRVRWRDVHALTGVVVAVILICYILSGMTWTRYWGENWRAVTATVTPSTEIDAPSTPAKLGDYDRLGRRIAWAATDDPIYASQPAAGAARLSYNDIDRIAKDEHMVPGYSIFPPADTTQDGAVVYGSYTVVNRWPQRVSEQRTLYLNQFTGATITNATAAQDGALSRLTSFGIAMHMGNQMGWLTRISATVACLGVLLSAVTGLLMWWKRRPTGRSGLPGPASESTRANTPKKAMISVTVIAVVLGILFPVFGISLLVVLVAEAIISSRRPPPDHASLVTSTITSRSVEPSPE from the coding sequence ATGACGACGACAGAGACTTCGACGCGCCGCGCTGACGCGGCTGTGCTGCGCCGGATCTGGCGGCTGCACTTCTGGGTTGGGCTGTTCGCCGCGCCGGTGTTGGTGGTGTTGGCCTGCAGCGGCCTGGTGATCCTCTACAGCCAGCCGCTGGATGCGCTGCTCAACCGGCACCTGCTCGTGGTCGAGCAAGGACCGCAGACGGTTCCCCTCGATGCGCAGGTGGCCACGGCCACCCAGCACGCCGACGCCGGGAGCACACTGGAAGCGGTCACCCCGCCGGATGGCCCGCACGCCTCGACCCGGGTGGACTTCTCGGCCGCCGATGCCAAGGGCTACCCACAAGCCGAAGCCAACGTCATCCAGGTTTTCGTCGATCCCTATACGGGGGCCTATCTGGGGCAGCGCGATCAGCTGTCCGGGCTGGTGGGCTGGGCCAATCAGCTGCACCGGATGTTCGGCAATGACGGACCCCACGTCCAACTGCCGTCACTGGGACACCTCATCAACCCATCCGCATACCCGGAGTCCACCATCCCGGTTGGCATCGGCAACCTCTGGATGGAGCTCACCGCGACCTGGATCCTGGTACTGCTCGGCAGCGGGATCTATCTGTGGTGGCCGCGTGCCATCGAAGCCGCCAAACCGCTGCTGCGGGTGCGGTGGCGTGCCGGCGGACGGGTGCGGTGGCGCGACGTGCACGCGCTGACCGGAGTCGTCGTCGCGGTCATCCTGATCTGCTACATCCTGTCCGGGATGACCTGGACGCGGTATTGGGGTGAGAACTGGCGGGCGGTGACCGCGACGGTCACCCCGTCGACCGAAATCGATGCTCCCTCGACGCCGGCGAAGCTCGGCGACTACGACCGGCTGGGCCGCCGCATTGCGTGGGCCGCCACCGACGACCCGATATATGCCTCGCAGCCCGCCGCGGGCGCAGCCCGGCTGTCCTACAACGACATTGACCGGATCGCGAAGGACGAGCACATGGTGCCCGGTTATTCGATCTTCCCGCCGGCTGATACGACGCAGGACGGGGCGGTTGTGTACGGCAGCTACACGGTGGTCAACCGGTGGCCACAACGAGTGTCCGAACAGCGGACGTTGTATCTCAACCAGTTCACCGGCGCCACCATCACCAACGCCACCGCTGCCCAGGACGGCGCCCTGTCCCGGCTGACCAGCTTCGGGATCGCCATGCACATGGGTAACCAGATGGGTTGGCTCACGCGCATTTCGGCCACCGTCGCCTGCCTCGGGGTTCTCCTCAGTGCGGTGACCGGACTGCTGATGTGGTGGAAACGCCGCCCCACCGGCCGCAGCGGGCTGCCCGGCCCGGCCAGCGAATCCACCCGGGCGAACACCCCGAAGAAAGCGATGATCTCGGTGACCGTGATCGCGGTCGTTCTCGGAATCCTGTTCCCGGTCTTCGGTATTTCGCTGCTGGTGGTGCTGGTGGCCGAAGCGATCATCAGTTCCCGCCGGCCGCCGCCGGATCACGCCAGCCTGGTGACCTCCACGATCACATCGAGATCGGTCGAGCCCTCACCGGAGTAG
- the holA gene encoding DNA polymerase III subunit delta, which yields MSATVDGLHLILGDEELLVDRAISEVMRLARKASGGADVPVDRLRAGDVSVNELAELLSPSLFADERVVVLESAAEAGKDAVELIVTAAADLPPGTVLAVAHSGGGRAKALADQLKKLGAQVHPCAKITKAAERADFVRAEFRRQKVKVDDDTVTALLDAVGSDIRELASACSQLVADTAGQVDAIAVRRYHSGKAEVSGFDIADKAVVGDVAGSAEALRWAMLRGVPHVVLADALAEAVHTIARVGPVSGDPYRLASELGMPPWKIQKAQKQSRRWSRDKVATAMRLVAALNADVKGAAADADYVLEDAVRKVAQLAAGSGRD from the coding sequence GTGAGCGCGACGGTAGACGGTCTGCATCTGATCCTGGGTGACGAGGAGTTACTGGTCGACCGCGCCATTTCCGAGGTGATGCGGCTGGCCCGCAAGGCCTCCGGCGGCGCGGACGTACCGGTGGACCGGTTGCGTGCGGGTGATGTGTCGGTCAACGAGCTCGCCGAGCTGCTCAGCCCGTCGCTGTTCGCCGACGAGCGAGTGGTGGTACTCGAGTCGGCCGCCGAGGCCGGCAAGGATGCCGTCGAGCTGATCGTGACGGCGGCCGCCGACCTGCCGCCCGGCACGGTGCTGGCGGTCGCGCACTCCGGCGGCGGGCGTGCCAAGGCACTCGCCGATCAGCTGAAGAAGCTCGGCGCGCAGGTGCATCCGTGCGCCAAGATCACCAAGGCCGCCGAGCGGGCTGACTTCGTGCGCGCCGAGTTCCGCAGGCAGAAGGTCAAGGTCGACGACGACACCGTCACCGCGCTGCTCGATGCCGTCGGCTCCGACATCCGCGAGCTCGCGTCGGCGTGCTCACAGCTGGTCGCCGACACCGCGGGTCAGGTCGATGCGATCGCGGTCCGGCGCTATCACAGCGGCAAGGCCGAGGTCTCCGGGTTCGATATCGCCGACAAAGCGGTGGTGGGCGACGTCGCCGGCTCGGCCGAGGCGCTGCGGTGGGCGATGCTGCGGGGCGTCCCGCACGTCGTGCTGGCTGATGCGCTCGCAGAGGCAGTGCACACGATCGCGCGGGTGGGCCCGGTCTCGGGCGACCCGTACCGGTTGGCCTCGGAGCTGGGAATGCCGCCGTGGAAGATCCAGAAGGCCCAAAAACAGTCGCGGCGCTGGTCACGCGACAAGGTGGCGACGGCGATGCGGCTGGTCGCGGCGTTGAACGCCGACGTCAAGGGTGCAGCAGCCGACGCGGACTACGTGCTGGAGGATGCGGTGCGCAAGGTGGCGCAATTGGCCGCCGGAAGCGGCCGGGACTGA